A genomic region of Manihot esculenta cultivar AM560-2 chromosome 15, M.esculenta_v8, whole genome shotgun sequence contains the following coding sequences:
- the LOC110600774 gene encoding transcription factor bHLH147 — translation MASTVISNHPLNNSNSDRSKRKKKKKSQAQSKESQNQGHAKWKTEAQQQIYSSKLIQALSQVRLSPPSPSAPRQGRAVREAADRALAVAAKGRTRWSRAILTSRIKLKFRKQHKRQRAVAGATASTATGTSRSKKPRFSVFRLKGKSLPAVQRKVRVLGRLVPGCRKQPLPVILEEATDYIAALEMQVRAMSALAELLSGSSSSSGAGSSTGPTR, via the coding sequence ATGGCGTCAACTGTGATCTCGAATCATCCCCTAAACAACTCTAACTCTGATCGctcaaaaaggaaaaagaagaagaaatcgCAAGCTCAATCCAAGGAGAGTCAAAATCAAGGCCACGCTAAATGGAAAACCGAAGCTCAGCAGCAAATCTACTCATCCAAACTCATCCAAGCCTTGAGCCAAGTCCGCCTCAGTCCTCCTTCCCCTTCAGCTCCGCGCCAAGGCCGCGCCGTTAGAGAAGCCGCTGACAGAGCCCTGGCAGTCGCTGCCAAGGGGAGAACAAGGTGGAGTCGAGCAATATTGACTAGCCGAATCAAGCTCAAGTTCAGGAAGCAGCACAAGAGGCAGAGAGCGGTGGCGGGCGCTACTGCCTCGACAGCAACCGGGACTAGCCGGTCGAAGAAGCCAAGATTCAGCGTTTTCAGGTTGAAAGGGAAGAGTTTACCGGCTGTCCAAAGGAAAGTGCGTGTTCTAGGCCGATTAGTTCCTGGTTGCCGGAAACAACCATTGCCTGTTATTCTAGAAGAAGCAACTGATTATATAGCTGCTCTGGAGATGCAAGTTCGAGCCATGAGCGCTCTTGCTGAACTTCTCTCTGGCTCCAGCTCAAGTTCCGGCGCCGGCTCTAGTACCGGGCCGACGCGTTGA
- the LOC110601024 gene encoding calcium-binding protein CP1, translating into MCPSGRSLASNTKTTSDFKEAFDILDADHDGKISRDDLRRFYAGLSSGDADNDEVLGSMISVADFNKDGFVEFEEFKRVLDGNGKKRSCNNGVMEDVFKVMDKDGDGKLSHDDLKSYMQWAGFDASDDDIKAMMKLGGGADKDGVSFGDLLKILSLDS; encoded by the coding sequence ATGTGTCCCTCTGGTAGAAGTTTAGCTTCGAACACCAAAACTACGTCGGATTTCAAGGAAGCATTTGATATTCTTGACGCTGACCATGATGGGAAAATAAGCAGAGACGATCTTCGAAGGTTTTACGCGGGATTGTCGAGCGGCGACGCCGATAACGACGAAGTTCTAGGGTCGATGATATCTGTGGCGGACTTTAACAAAGATGGATTCGTGGAGTTCGAGGAATTCAAGCGTGTTTTAGACGGTAATGGGAAGAAGAGGAGTTGTAACAACGGAGTTATGGAAGATGTGTTTAAGGTAATGGACAAAGATGGGGATGGGAAACTAAGCCACGACGATTTGAAGAGTTACATGCAGTGGGCTGGGTTTGATGCCAGCGATGATGATATTAAGGCTATGATGAAATTGGGGGGTGGGGCTGATAAAGACGGCGTATCTTTCGGTGATTTGCTTAAGATTTTATCTCTTGATTCGTAG
- the LOC110602636 gene encoding protein SINE3: MKDYHTPLKEDLSNRKSKEARLKKPQKITKKSLNGVFASVSEDVLLENVNESSDFSAISEISDASSTSQMTQSSVPAFNPILSASLEALPLSDLTPTSKIFTSSDEPGDVSMELYRFHKPKDSVEEDIVANLLKQARMRGLNSANADQQSKRLLDALVKVVVDECYTLHEQTDWYFELVSTRGYVVFLCFLLWSFVVSVVFFFGLGVDSYSGPSPT; encoded by the exons ATGAAGGACTATCATACTCCGTTAAAGGAAGATCTCTCCAATCGAAAATCCAAGGAAGCTCGATTGAAGAAGCCTCAAAAG ATCACAAAGAAAAGCTTGAATGGCGTGTTTGCCTCCGTTTCTGAAGATGTTTTGCTCGAAAACGTAAACGAATCCAGTGATTTCTCTGCGATTTCAGAGATCTCAGACGCTAGTTCTACTAGCCAAATGACACAA AGTTCTGTGCCGGCATTTAATCCAATTCTTTCAGCTTCATTAGAAGCATTGCCTCTCTCTGATCTAACTCCTACTTCAAAGATTTTCACCTCCTCTGATGAGCCAGGCGATGTGTCTATGGAGCTTTACCGATTCCACAAACCAAAAGATTCTGTGGAGGAGGATATTGTGGCCAATCTCCTCAAACAAGCTCGAATGCGGGGCTTGAACTCGGCCAATGCGGATCAGCAGTCGAAGAGGCTTCTAGATGCATTAGTTAAGGTTGTGGTTGATGAGTGCTATACTTTGCATGAACAAACAGATTGGTACTTTGAACTCGTTTCGACCAGAGGTTATGTCGTGTTTCTTTGTTTCTTGCTTTGGAGCTTTGTAGTGTCTGtggtattcttctttggtttggGAGTAGACTCTTACAGTGGACCTTCGCCAACTTGA